In Fodinibius saliphilus, a genomic segment contains:
- a CDS encoding FAD-binding oxidoreductase, producing the protein MLQVEKSQIEKLKSSIEGRIILPEDVDYDKARTIWNAMIDRKPAIIVQCGSAEDVPPAIHFAKEKGLELSVRGGGHHIAGNSIVDNGLTIDFSMMRKVKVDPQKKRATVEPGATLGDFDKATQVHGLATPTGINSTTGIAGLTLGGGFGWLTRQYGLTIDNLVSADIVTADGEQLTLSKTQNTDLFWAIRGGGGNFGVITRFEFELYDIGTKTFGGLIVFPFEQVRKVLNRYREFAKSAPLELNVWIVVRHAPPLPFLPEEIHNKMVVVLPVFYNGDLRKGENLVNYLRKFGNPLGEHVGRQPYVQWQQAFDPLLTPGARNYWKSHNFTEISDGLIDAIIKFAGTMPTLQTEIFLGMLSGVANEVPVEATAYAARDAKFVVNVHGRWVEPIEDQKCVSWAREFFEATRSYASGGAYVNFMTEDEKDRISAAYSSNYQRLMELKTKYDPDNLFHMNQNIKPQN; encoded by the coding sequence ATGTTACAAGTAGAAAAAAGTCAGATCGAAAAGCTGAAAAGCAGTATAGAAGGCCGGATTATTCTGCCTGAGGATGTCGACTATGATAAAGCCCGGACCATTTGGAACGCTATGATAGACCGTAAACCTGCTATTATAGTGCAGTGTGGTTCAGCCGAGGATGTACCACCCGCGATCCATTTTGCAAAAGAAAAAGGATTAGAACTTTCGGTACGTGGTGGCGGACATCATATTGCAGGAAACTCAATAGTAGACAATGGACTAACCATCGATTTCTCCATGATGCGCAAGGTTAAAGTGGATCCCCAAAAAAAGCGAGCAACTGTTGAGCCGGGTGCAACCCTTGGTGACTTTGACAAGGCGACTCAGGTACACGGGCTTGCCACTCCAACCGGTATTAACTCCACTACCGGCATTGCCGGACTCACTCTGGGAGGCGGTTTTGGGTGGCTCACCCGCCAGTATGGACTTACCATTGACAACCTTGTCTCAGCTGATATTGTGACAGCCGATGGGGAGCAGTTAACACTGAGTAAGACACAAAATACCGATCTATTTTGGGCTATACGCGGTGGAGGCGGTAATTTCGGTGTAATCACAAGGTTTGAATTTGAGCTTTATGATATTGGAACTAAAACCTTTGGAGGGCTTATCGTTTTTCCATTTGAACAGGTAAGAAAAGTGCTGAATCGATATCGGGAGTTTGCAAAATCGGCACCTCTTGAACTCAATGTCTGGATCGTAGTTCGTCATGCCCCACCCCTTCCTTTCCTTCCAGAAGAGATTCACAATAAAATGGTGGTCGTCCTTCCCGTATTCTACAATGGAGATCTACGTAAAGGAGAAAACCTGGTGAATTATCTCCGCAAGTTTGGTAATCCATTGGGCGAACATGTAGGCAGACAACCCTATGTGCAGTGGCAGCAGGCGTTTGATCCACTGCTCACACCCGGAGCTCGCAACTACTGGAAATCACACAACTTTACCGAAATCAGTGATGGACTGATTGATGCCATCATCAAATTTGCTGGTACCATGCCCACCCTGCAGACAGAGATATTCTTGGGTATGCTCTCAGGAGTAGCAAATGAAGTGCCCGTCGAGGCCACCGCCTATGCCGCTCGCGATGCTAAATTTGTCGTGAATGTGCACGGACGCTGGGTAGAACCAATAGAAGACCAGAAGTGCGTCAGTTGGGCACGAGAATTTTTTGAAGCTACCCGTTCTTATGCTTCCGGAGGCGCTTACGTAAACTTCATGACTGAGGATGAGAAAGACAGGATATCCGCAGCCTATAGTTCCAACTATCAACGACTGATGGAATTAAAAACAAAATATGATCCGGATAACCTATTTCACATGAATCAAAATATTAAACCCCAAAATTAA
- a CDS encoding peroxiredoxin: MENSLAEGTKAPEFTLQNTDGEKVSLSAFKGEKNVVLLFFPLAFSGTCTKELCTTRDNMKLYNSLDAEVIGISIDSFFTLKEFKKAENLNFTLLSDFNKEASQAYGVLNDDYFGMKGVAQRASFVVDKEGIIRHREVLDESSNLPDFKAIQNVLKQFD; the protein is encoded by the coding sequence ATGGAAAATAGCTTAGCTGAAGGTACAAAAGCTCCCGAGTTTACATTGCAAAATACCGATGGAGAAAAAGTAAGTCTTTCTGCTTTCAAAGGGGAGAAAAATGTAGTTTTGCTGTTTTTTCCACTTGCATTTAGCGGTACATGTACCAAAGAGCTTTGTACCACGCGAGATAATATGAAGTTATATAACTCATTAGATGCTGAAGTCATTGGTATCAGCATAGACAGTTTTTTCACCCTCAAAGAGTTTAAAAAAGCGGAAAACCTGAACTTTACTCTACTCAGCGACTTCAATAAAGAGGCGTCACAAGCATATGGCGTTTTAAATGATGATTATTTTGGAATGAAAGGCGTAGCCCAACGGGCATCTTTCGTAGTAGATAAAGAAGGGATTATCCGACACCGTGAAGTACTTGATGAATCAAGTAACTTACCTGATTTTAAGGCAATACAGAACGTTTTAAAGCAGTTTGACTAG
- a CDS encoding NuoI/complex I 23 kDa subunit family protein has translation MATPQNLEQPRANALNENFERERSFSFMEKLYLPEIFKALWYTFKQMFQPKVTMQYPEEKWDPPSIFRGRPVLVEDNGKERCVACGLCARACPPLAISMQANEDSDDPKERYPNFFEINMLRCIYCGYCEEVCPEEAIVMSKDYDIVFESREEAIYDKQRLLVPKEDVKERLDFLREYKNRQFGQFWDFQEENNIHSVRDRDRDFNSGLSLVEMLEQQEHNDNVQAESEWAR, from the coding sequence ATGGCAACACCACAAAATTTAGAGCAACCACGTGCAAATGCGCTCAACGAGAATTTTGAGCGGGAGCGTTCGTTCTCCTTTATGGAGAAATTGTACTTGCCCGAAATTTTTAAGGCCCTTTGGTATACCTTTAAACAGATGTTTCAGCCAAAGGTGACTATGCAATACCCGGAAGAGAAGTGGGATCCTCCTTCCATATTTCGTGGTCGTCCCGTTCTGGTGGAAGATAATGGCAAAGAGCGTTGTGTGGCATGTGGACTTTGTGCCCGTGCTTGCCCGCCACTTGCAATCAGCATGCAGGCCAACGAAGATTCTGATGATCCCAAAGAACGTTATCCCAACTTCTTTGAAATTAATATGCTGCGCTGTATTTACTGCGGCTATTGTGAAGAAGTTTGCCCAGAAGAGGCGATTGTGATGAGTAAAGATTATGATATCGTCTTTGAATCCAGGGAAGAAGCCATTTATGACAAACAACGACTGTTGGTGCCTAAAGAGGATGTGAAAGAACGCCTTGATTTTTTACGTGAATATAAAAATCGACAGTTTGGTCAGTTCTGGGATTTCCAGGAAGAAAATAATATCCATTCTGTGAGAGATCGCGACCGCGATTTTAATTCGGGACTGTCTTTGGTAGAGATGCTTGAGCAACAGGAACACAATGACAATGTTCAAGCAGAATCTGAATGGGCACGATAG
- the der gene encoding ribosome biogenesis GTPase Der — protein sequence MLPVVSIVGRPNVGKSTIFNRLIGSRKAIVDDQYGVTRDRHYGESYWNGRDFNVIDTGGYLPGATDVVKKGIREQVHIAIRESDLILFVVDTEAGITSLDSSVAQLLREQEMPVLLVANKADNEEREFNATEFYALGFEELYPVSAISGRGTGELLDRMVELLPEEQEEPKTTIPKLAVVGRPNVGKSSYVNAMLEDERCIVTDIPGTTRDSIHSKLLYNEKEYILVDTAGLRKKAKVQENVEFYSTVRTDRALKECDVAILMLDAMRGFEAQDKRIIRNAADYNKGLVIVLNKWDLVPEKDTNIHKEFEEYVYSRIPRMKYVPIVSISTTHRKRIHKVIDVADLVMKERKKTIKTSHFNDFLKQILKEKPLPVRKEVPLKIKYGTQVQANPPVFKFFMNHPEHLPANYRRYIENKIREEYQFTGVPITMRFVQK from the coding sequence ATGCTCCCTGTAGTTTCTATCGTAGGGCGGCCCAACGTTGGCAAATCTACTATCTTTAATCGTTTAATCGGCAGCCGTAAAGCCATTGTCGATGATCAGTACGGTGTAACACGAGATCGCCATTATGGTGAATCATATTGGAATGGTCGTGATTTTAATGTTATAGATACCGGAGGATATCTGCCCGGTGCCACCGATGTCGTTAAGAAAGGTATTCGCGAACAGGTGCATATTGCCATTCGAGAATCGGACCTTATACTCTTTGTGGTTGATACCGAAGCGGGTATTACTAGTTTGGATAGTTCTGTGGCCCAGTTGCTACGTGAACAGGAAATGCCCGTATTATTAGTAGCAAACAAAGCTGATAATGAAGAACGGGAATTTAATGCTACTGAATTTTATGCACTTGGCTTTGAAGAGCTATACCCGGTATCGGCCATAAGCGGTCGAGGCACCGGTGAGCTGCTCGACCGAATGGTTGAACTGCTCCCGGAAGAACAAGAGGAACCGAAGACAACCATACCTAAGCTGGCCGTAGTTGGGCGCCCCAATGTAGGAAAGAGTAGTTATGTTAATGCTATGCTTGAGGATGAGCGCTGTATTGTAACGGATATTCCCGGTACCACTCGTGATTCTATTCACAGTAAACTGCTTTATAATGAAAAGGAATATATCTTAGTTGATACTGCGGGCCTACGTAAAAAGGCAAAAGTACAAGAGAATGTTGAGTTTTACAGCACGGTGCGCACAGACCGGGCCTTAAAAGAATGTGATGTGGCTATCCTAATGCTTGATGCTATGCGCGGATTTGAGGCACAGGACAAGCGTATTATTAGGAATGCAGCTGACTATAATAAAGGACTTGTTATCGTACTCAATAAGTGGGATTTGGTGCCGGAAAAGGATACGAATATCCACAAAGAGTTTGAAGAATATGTGTATTCACGTATTCCACGTATGAAATATGTGCCGATCGTTTCTATTTCTACTACACATCGTAAGCGGATTCATAAAGTTATTGATGTGGCAGATTTAGTAATGAAGGAACGAAAGAAGACTATAAAAACTTCTCACTTTAACGACTTTTTGAAACAAATACTTAAAGAAAAGCCGCTGCCGGTGCGCAAAGAAGTACCTCTTAAAATAAAATATGGCACACAGGTGCAGGCAAATCCCCCGGTTTTTAAGTTCTTTATGAACCATCCTGAGCATCTTCCAGCTAACTACAGGCGATATATTGAGAATAAAATCCGGGAAGAGTATCAATTTACGGGGGTTCCCATCACAATGCGATTTGTCCAGAAATAA
- a CDS encoding thymidine kinase, translating into MLNEPSLVPQKVGWIEVVCGGMFSGKTEELIRRAKRAHIAGQKVVVVKPKVDNRYDEEDVVSHNQNVLPGLVVDTADQIVLLTGEAEVVCIDEAQFFDLQLMNVANTLANDGKRVIVAGLDMDFEGQPFEPMPQMLAIAEYVTKLHAVCAESGTMAHYSQRVVESKDRVLVGETDAYEPRSRHCYRPPVDERRGRPITPISAQENTNEDQVSDD; encoded by the coding sequence ATGCTTAATGAACCATCGTTGGTCCCGCAAAAAGTGGGATGGATTGAAGTAGTTTGCGGAGGGATGTTCAGTGGTAAGACCGAAGAGCTTATTCGCAGAGCTAAACGAGCTCATATCGCTGGACAAAAGGTTGTAGTTGTAAAACCCAAGGTAGATAACCGCTACGATGAAGAAGATGTGGTTTCTCATAACCAAAATGTTTTACCAGGATTGGTTGTTGATACCGCAGATCAAATTGTTTTACTGACCGGTGAGGCCGAAGTAGTATGTATTGATGAAGCACAATTTTTTGACCTACAGCTAATGAATGTGGCCAATACGCTGGCTAATGATGGCAAAAGAGTTATTGTTGCTGGATTGGATATGGACTTTGAAGGCCAACCCTTTGAACCAATGCCACAGATGCTGGCCATTGCTGAATATGTAACGAAATTGCATGCAGTGTGTGCTGAAAGTGGTACAATGGCCCATTATTCACAAAGAGTAGTAGAAAGCAAAGATCGCGTCTTAGTGGGTGAGACTGATGCCTACGAACCACGGTCACGACACTGCTACCGCCCTCCTGTTGATGAACGACGCGGCCGGCCTATAACTCCTATTTCTGCACAAGAAAACACCAACGAAGACCAAGTCTCAGATGATTGA
- a CDS encoding NupC/NupG family nucleoside CNT transporter, with amino-acid sequence MIDILRGMIGMLAIIGIALVFSKNRKAVNWRLVGTGLSIQFILAVFILKGNQMAQYWGPLRWPKDFFSWVSSFFVIVLDFTTEGAKFIFGDLAKSPGMDGSMGNFFAFQVLPTIIFFASLTAILYHYGILQWIVRLMASGMQKLMGTSGAESLSVISNIFVGQTEAPLVIEPYIKKMTKSELLAVMTGGMATIAGGVMAAYVQMLGNSYAQAHDVALDVGRLMFAEQLLGASLMAAPAALVIAKIMYPEVDEPVTKGDVKMKVDQPDANGIDAAATGAKTGLKLAANVGAMLLAFIALLAMGNYFLEGFGSITGINEMIADGNLRIEKVLGWIIAPLAYIVGAPWADAVNLGSLLGTKVVLNEFVAYLQLSDMVEASSLSPKTITMATFALCGFANFSSIAIQIGGIGGLAPSRKSELAQFGLKAVLAGTLANLMTATIAGILF; translated from the coding sequence ATGATTGATATTTTACGCGGTATGATTGGAATGCTGGCAATTATCGGTATTGCCTTAGTATTCAGTAAAAATCGCAAAGCAGTAAACTGGCGTCTCGTCGGTACCGGCCTTAGCATTCAATTTATCTTGGCGGTATTTATACTCAAAGGCAATCAAATGGCTCAGTACTGGGGTCCCTTGAGATGGCCTAAAGATTTCTTTAGCTGGGTTTCCTCTTTTTTTGTTATTGTTTTAGATTTTACTACTGAAGGAGCCAAATTCATATTCGGTGATTTGGCTAAAAGTCCTGGCATGGATGGAAGTATGGGCAACTTTTTTGCTTTCCAGGTATTGCCCACGATTATTTTCTTTGCTTCTCTGACAGCCATTTTATATCACTATGGTATCTTACAGTGGATTGTTCGCCTTATGGCCTCAGGGATGCAGAAATTAATGGGTACTTCCGGTGCCGAATCACTTTCCGTGATCTCAAATATTTTTGTAGGTCAAACAGAAGCCCCCCTCGTTATTGAGCCTTATATTAAGAAGATGACAAAATCGGAGCTTTTAGCTGTAATGACCGGTGGAATGGCTACCATTGCCGGCGGTGTGATGGCCGCCTATGTACAGATGCTCGGCAATTCGTATGCCCAGGCCCACGATGTAGCACTGGATGTTGGACGACTCATGTTTGCTGAACAATTGCTGGGGGCCAGCCTAATGGCAGCACCTGCTGCCCTGGTTATAGCAAAAATCATGTATCCCGAAGTAGATGAACCAGTTACAAAGGGAGATGTAAAAATGAAAGTTGATCAACCAGATGCCAATGGTATTGATGCGGCAGCAACGGGAGCTAAAACTGGATTAAAACTTGCTGCAAATGTTGGTGCTATGTTACTGGCATTCATTGCCTTACTAGCAATGGGAAATTACTTTCTCGAAGGGTTTGGCAGCATTACCGGTATTAACGAAATGATTGCTGATGGCAACTTGCGAATTGAAAAAGTTCTGGGATGGATTATTGCTCCTCTTGCTTATATTGTTGGTGCGCCTTGGGCCGATGCTGTAAACCTTGGTTCACTGTTGGGAACCAAAGTAGTATTGAATGAATTCGTAGCTTATTTACAACTTTCGGATATGGTAGAAGCCTCCTCTTTGAGTCCTAAAACAATCACAATGGCCACTTTTGCTCTTTGTGGTTTTGCAAACTTCTCTTCTATTGCTATTCAAATCGGCGGTATTGGCGGCTTGGCCCCAAGTAGAAAATCGGAACTAGCTCAATTCGGCCTTAAAGCAGTATTGGCAGGTACCCTTGCTAACTTAATGACTGCTACTATTGCAGGTATATTATTTTAA
- a CDS encoding peptidyl-prolyl cis-trans isomerase, whose translation MMLSHKKIVIVFLVGTALTVLATCTPTPSEQKENALARVGTKYLTVDEAQKSVPPFLLKQDSIGALKKYRDQWIKQQVLLQEAKRLGLPQKKAVQQQLKQAEEEILREALRKTITASKEKALTITDEEARTYYQAHKNQFALDEEFVQFRHMRARTLKEARAAKQDLLGGVSWEEVAHDYAINPESALEKAEQYWPISMALSDISIMNRYLNIIGQSEISPIQRVNGVYHFVQLIDSRAKGELPDLDWLLDKIKDWMLLNKQRRNFSSYLKNLYLKAKSNNEVETFNVLPTQTNPTTTFEDTLESNSTDE comes from the coding sequence ATGATGTTATCACATAAAAAAATAGTTATTGTTTTCTTAGTCGGTACAGCATTAACTGTATTAGCTACCTGTACACCTACCCCCTCTGAGCAAAAAGAGAATGCACTAGCACGGGTAGGAACGAAGTACCTTACAGTTGATGAAGCACAGAAGTCAGTACCTCCTTTTTTACTCAAACAAGACAGCATTGGGGCCCTCAAAAAGTATCGTGACCAGTGGATCAAACAGCAAGTCTTATTACAAGAAGCTAAACGTCTTGGACTGCCTCAAAAAAAGGCAGTCCAACAACAGCTCAAACAGGCTGAAGAAGAAATACTGCGTGAAGCCTTGAGAAAAACCATTACCGCATCTAAAGAAAAAGCCCTTACTATTACCGATGAAGAGGCCCGAACCTACTACCAAGCTCACAAGAACCAGTTTGCACTGGATGAAGAGTTTGTACAATTCCGACATATGCGTGCTCGCACATTAAAAGAAGCTCGAGCGGCAAAGCAAGATCTGCTGGGGGGAGTGTCTTGGGAAGAAGTCGCGCACGATTATGCTATAAATCCGGAATCTGCCTTGGAAAAAGCAGAGCAATATTGGCCTATTTCCATGGCCTTAAGTGATATAAGCATCATGAACCGATATTTAAATATCATTGGTCAAAGTGAAATATCGCCGATTCAACGGGTAAATGGAGTCTATCATTTTGTACAACTTATCGACAGTCGTGCCAAAGGCGAGCTCCCTGACCTGGATTGGCTGCTCGATAAAATAAAGGACTGGATGCTTTTAAATAAACAGCGTCGAAATTTCAGTTCCTATCTAAAGAATCTTTATCTTAAAGCGAAATCAAATAATGAAGTAGAGACATTTAACGTTTTACCTACACAAACTAACCCAACAACCACTTTTGAAGATACTCTTGAAAGCAACTCAACTGATGAATAA
- a CDS encoding peptidylprolyl isomerase — MNKAYLLLLLLISLTIIPSSLQAQQKNGGKNLDQIVALVNDHIILKSEVDQQVQQYMMQMQQQQGKQVSFGEDIWYTVLQNTIDRYVMLDQAAIDSISVPTEQVDQQINRRIQQSVERIGSEEALEQQLGKSIVQLRADLRENYREQMTIQRFQQQKRSEVSITRPEVKEYFERIPQDSLPNIPEQVAVSQIVAVPPTLANAKSEARNLAEQLRDSVLNHGKTIEELAKNHSDGPNAENGGKVPMMAINDLVAEYSAAATSLEQGDISQVVETSFGFHVIRLNKREGDKIDTNHILIKIDNESYDDQAAIDKLKQLKDSVQTNEDITFSEMARKHSDDPNTGPQGGRILHPQTGERHIPLQDLEPALYRIVLLLDEEGDISKPKKFQMGNENNSKRAYRIVHLDDKIEEHTANLKQDYSRIKSAALQQKQQREFSKLLDKLRKEMYVEYKISVPEKYKQL; from the coding sequence ATGAATAAAGCTTATCTCTTACTACTTTTACTTATTTCACTTACTATAATCCCCTCTTCGCTACAAGCACAACAAAAGAACGGGGGCAAAAATCTAGACCAAATCGTTGCCCTTGTCAATGATCATATTATACTCAAGTCTGAGGTTGATCAACAGGTTCAGCAATATATGATGCAGATGCAACAACAGCAGGGAAAACAGGTCTCTTTTGGCGAAGATATCTGGTACACGGTGTTGCAAAATACGATTGACCGTTATGTTATGCTTGATCAGGCCGCAATAGATTCGATTTCGGTGCCTACAGAACAAGTTGACCAACAGATCAACCGCCGTATACAGCAATCTGTTGAACGTATCGGAAGTGAAGAAGCCCTTGAACAACAGTTGGGAAAAAGTATTGTTCAACTTCGTGCAGATCTTCGTGAAAACTACCGTGAACAGATGACAATACAACGGTTTCAACAACAAAAGAGATCTGAAGTTTCTATAACGCGGCCCGAGGTTAAAGAATACTTTGAGCGAATCCCTCAAGATTCACTGCCAAATATACCAGAACAGGTAGCGGTATCTCAAATTGTTGCTGTTCCCCCGACCCTTGCTAATGCTAAATCAGAAGCACGTAATTTAGCTGAACAACTACGTGATTCTGTACTTAATCATGGCAAAACCATTGAAGAACTGGCTAAAAATCACAGTGATGGACCAAATGCCGAAAACGGCGGAAAAGTACCAATGATGGCTATTAACGACTTAGTAGCAGAATATTCTGCCGCAGCAACCTCGCTGGAACAAGGAGATATATCGCAGGTTGTAGAAACATCATTCGGATTCCATGTAATTCGTTTGAATAAACGTGAAGGAGATAAAATTGATACTAATCATATTCTCATCAAAATTGATAATGAAAGCTATGATGACCAAGCTGCCATTGACAAGTTAAAACAGCTTAAAGATAGCGTACAAACAAATGAGGATATCACCTTTTCTGAAATGGCACGCAAACACTCTGATGATCCCAATACTGGGCCTCAGGGCGGTCGAATACTGCACCCGCAAACAGGAGAACGTCACATCCCACTTCAAGACTTGGAACCCGCTTTATATCGCATCGTTCTATTGCTTGATGAAGAAGGTGACATCTCAAAGCCCAAGAAGTTTCAGATGGGAAATGAAAACAATTCAAAACGCGCATACCGTATTGTACACCTTGATGACAAAATTGAGGAGCACACCGCAAACCTTAAACAGGATTACTCTCGTATTAAATCAGCGGCTTTACAACAAAAACAGCAGCGGGAGTTTTCCAAATTGCTGGATAAACTTCGTAAAGAGATGTATGTCGAGTATAAAATTTCTGTGCCCGAGAAATACAAACAATTATAG
- a CDS encoding AAA family ATPase — translation MSQIPQDSVEAVDFFQDSVSKIREQVGKVIVGQKEILDQLLICLFSRGHCVLIGVPGLAKTLLIRTVSKTLNLSFSRIQFTPDLMPGDITGTEVIEDDRETGHKEFKFVKGPIFANIVLADEINRTPPKTQAALLEGMQEFHVTAAGHSYPLQPPFFVLATQNPIEQEGTYPLPEAQLDRFMFNLWLDYPSLEEEKNIVSQNTALEETDIEAVLDIEQVIELQNLVREVPVPEGVLASAVELVTKTRPQSDIAPDFIAKYMSWGAGPRASQFLVLGGKARALTRGRYNVTEEDIRALAKPVLRHRIVNNYAAEAEGLSADKLIDMLLDEM, via the coding sequence ATGAGCCAGATTCCCCAAGATTCGGTTGAAGCTGTTGATTTTTTCCAGGATTCGGTTTCCAAAATCAGAGAGCAAGTTGGTAAAGTTATTGTCGGCCAAAAAGAAATTCTTGACCAGTTATTAATTTGCCTATTCTCGAGGGGCCACTGTGTATTGATTGGGGTACCCGGCCTGGCAAAAACATTATTAATTCGTACGGTTTCTAAAACATTGAACCTAAGCTTTAGTCGCATCCAGTTTACTCCGGACCTAATGCCCGGAGATATTACGGGCACTGAAGTGATAGAAGATGATCGGGAAACCGGCCATAAAGAGTTTAAATTCGTAAAAGGACCTATTTTTGCCAATATCGTACTTGCGGATGAAATCAATCGCACCCCTCCCAAAACGCAAGCTGCCCTGCTAGAGGGTATGCAAGAGTTTCATGTTACTGCTGCCGGTCATAGTTATCCTCTGCAGCCGCCATTTTTTGTGCTTGCAACACAAAATCCCATTGAACAGGAAGGAACGTATCCATTGCCAGAAGCTCAACTTGATCGCTTCATGTTTAACCTGTGGCTCGATTATCCCTCTCTGGAAGAAGAGAAAAATATTGTAAGTCAAAATACTGCTCTTGAAGAGACTGATATTGAAGCTGTGCTGGATATCGAACAGGTCATTGAACTACAAAATCTGGTTCGTGAGGTACCGGTACCCGAGGGCGTGTTAGCCTCAGCAGTAGAACTTGTCACTAAAACACGTCCCCAATCTGATATTGCTCCTGATTTCATTGCAAAATATATGAGCTGGGGCGCCGGACCCCGTGCTTCGCAATTTCTTGTTCTCGGGGGTAAAGCCCGGGCATTGACAAGAGGACGGTATAACGTAACCGAAGAAGATATTCGGGCCTTGGCTAAACCAGTTTTACGCCATCGCATTGTCAATAACTATGCGGCCGAAGCCGAAGGCCTCTCAGCCGATAAACTTATAGACATGTTGCTCGACGAAATGTAA